A DNA window from Cutaneotrichosporon cavernicola HIS019 DNA, chromosome: 2 contains the following coding sequences:
- a CDS encoding uncharacterized protein (KR domain), whose translation MTPTPTSSLFALSNRTILVTGGVRGLGLSIAVSLLESGADVVVFDLISPDHPDSVSDWTAAQATAAAHHAKLSWISLDVTDADAVASAVDAAFSSARPTHPVKGLFNSAGIQFLKPATEIAPSMWRKVVDINLTGSFLMSAAFARSFTGQGGSVVLVASMSGRVANKGLDCAAYNASKAGVVQLARNLAMEWGDKIRVNTLSPGYIRTALTDALLQQEPEYEKTWLDGSLLGRLSTVDEFRGPAIFLLSDASSFMTGADLVVDGGHTAV comes from the exons ATGACGCCGA ccccaacctcctccctcttcgCGCTATCCAACCGCACGATCCTAGTCACCGGCGGTgtgcgcggcctcggcctcagcaTCGCCGTCTCCCTTCTGGAAAGCGGCGcagacgtcgtcgtcttcgacCTTATCTCCCCCGACCACCCCGACTCTGTATCCGACTGGACCGCCGCGCAAGCTACCGCCGCTGCTCACCACGCCAAGCTCTCCTGGATCAGCCTGGACGTGACTGACGctgacgccgtcgcctctgccgtcgacgctgccttctcctctgcccgccccacccacccTGTCAAGGGTCTCTTCAACTCTGCCGGTATCCAATTCTTGAAGCCCGCCACCGAAATTGCCCCCTCCATGTGGCGCAAGGTAGTCGACATCAACTTGACCGGCTCATTCCTGATGAGTGCGGCCTTTGCACGCTCCTTCACTGGGCAGGGCGGATCAGTCGTGCTCGTGGCCAGCATGAGTGGCCGCGTAGCCAATAAGGGCCTAGACTGTGCAGCGTATAATGCGTCCAAGGCCGGAGTTGTCCAGTTGGCCCGAAACCTCGCCATGGAGTGGGGAGACAAAATCCGGGTCAAT ACTCTGTCGCCGGGGTATATCCGCACAGCGTTGACTGATGCTCTGCTCCAGCAGGAACCAGAGTACGAAAAGACTTGGCTGGACGGTTCGTTGTTGGGCCGCCTTAGTACCGTTGACGAGTTCCGTG GCCCTGCCATCTTCTTGCTTTCAGACGCGTCGAGCTTCATGACGGGGGCGGATCTTGTGGTGGATGGTGGGCATACTGCCGTTTag
- a CDS encoding uncharacterized protein (Proton-conducting pore forming subunit of the membrane integral V0 complex of vacuolar ATPase. V-ATPase is responsible for acidifying a variety of intracellular compartments in eukaryotic cells): MPPRLISPKRRPGYPHSVTRHSSSPSPTHTRHDSVSIHPSVNPTDKDTTMALKIDTDLCPVYAPFFGAMGCTAAIALTCIGAAYGTAKSGVGVSAMAVLRPDMMMKCVIPVVMAGIIAIYGLVVSVLISGGLTSPMPLYTGFIQLGAGLSVGLAGLAAGFAIGIVGDAGVRGAAQQPRLYVGMILILIFAEVLGLYGLIVALILNTGASVNYKCLLD; the protein is encoded by the exons ATGCCGCCACGGCTGATTTCGCCGAAGCGCC GCCCAGGGTACCCCCACTCAGTCACTCGTcactcgtcgtcaccgtcaccaACACACACTCGACACGACTCCGTCTCCATCCACCCCAGTGTCAACCCAACGGACAAAG ACACTACCATGGCCCTCAAGATCGACACCGACCTGTGCCCCGTGTACGCGCCGTTCTTCGGTGCGATGGGCTGTACCGCCGCCATTGCGCTGACGTGCATTGGTGCTGC CTACGGAACGGCAAAGTctggcgtcggcgtctcGGCAATGGCCGTGCTCCGCCCCGACATGATGATGAAGTGTGTCATCCCCGTCGTCATGGCCGGTATTATTGCCATT TACGGCCTCGTCGTGTCGGTGCTCATCTCGGGCGGCCTCACCTCGCCCATGCCCCTCTACACGGGCTTTAtccagctcggcgcagGCCTGTCGGTCGGTCTGGCCggtctcgccgccggctTTGCGATTGGTATCGTCGGTGATGCCGGTGTGCGCGGAGCGGCCCAGCAGCCTCGCCTGTACGTCGGCATGATTCTCATCCTCATTTtcgccgaggtcctcggTCTGTACGGCCTCATTGTCGCGCTTATTCTCAACACTGGCGCCTCGGTCAACTACAAGTGCCTCCTCGACTAA
- a CDS encoding uncharacterized protein (Fungal specific transcription factor domain) — translation MWTDLQSYGVLETPPAKTDVLLRHRRRCHPTPPPRDRSSQSPMPPARAHPTVPISSSRTSDREASPHRPGGSGSGSAGRKHARTSGGSVSEHPNTRPRLSEEDEDEDRYGSRLTRNGMGNGGVFGVSNNYYNGNPVSTENYTPGLLPMFQNATGAFHNMHDPNHLEDASVLLSMAYPGGVPGANSNADTSPVDASATNWEATDAATLNLLAGDSGNGDAAAAIESAAAVTTEKGEKTVETESSFSSGAADNPARPAAPGALLPESMGNALANAMDWLAGSTGVDNPHDDSPLSDASRLPSFHMTSLFPPNFGSPGLSSPGPLSNETTAMAIAAAAAAAAISEEQPPSTSTSTLSTTNISTINSNGNGSIPEDDAAAMVQAILEQLYKNEVPETRSNPHPERPLLRIASKEVLVRAGDECPKSSRFYLPADRFTGCYQIPHWALPPLRTLSVMAARTYYSVLNHFPFVHDPTFQLIDTASCLAFAICTVGGIRLSRTNKSTSNLLMGDTPAASAPSPMSAGGVWEGVGTDFKVAADTEDPEDQRRVLEWEAGQIVRHEKTNMLVKSFSLAQGVLMTEYNVALLQALILYHAPYFLSNNDQERRHANMFLGTIVNVTRQIGFFQAGMEHTDPNSHLPPADSAPADLDRVWRRWIQLESRRRTAYLVYHLDTVSALESSISPIITPSELANIPLPAPNTLWQAETAQAWAKAVQTYRPMTLDEAIRRTFGLASSGRFDEVPTIKEFQRDVLAEGEYGPFARTAVVVTLVRGVMDLGEGRRDRGDWRDLTDLWLSTAHLRPADVCYSSDGKDLGACTQEGLRARFALALQRWREGWLHDPLCNSMSASTSPSSEVLTPNLTLEVLTGDRSPRPQGKLSYCEEAMPFFYLAQGLLSKLGTASASDSKKGGKKRRNAFAEISYSELLDASRTLARAGGTYSSGPTAYSSGPIAYSSGPTNP, via the exons ATGTGGACAG ACTTACAGTCGTATGGAGTACTTGAAACGCCACCAGCGAAAAC TGATGTCCTCttgcgccaccgccgccgctgtcaccccaccccgccaCCCCGGGACCGCTCATCGCAGTCGCCCATGCCCCCGGCGAGGGCGCACCCCACTGTCCCtatctcgtcctcgcggaCGTCGGACCGTGAAGCGTCCCCTCATCGTCCAGGCGGAAGCGGCAGCGGTAGTGCCGGCCGCAAGCATGCCCGCACGTCTGGCGGCTCAGTCAGCGAGCACCCCAACACGCGCCCCAGGCTaagcgaggaagacgaggatgaggataGATACGGTTCAAGGCTAACCCGCAATGGGATGGGCAACGGCGGCGTCTTTGGCGTGTCGAACAACTACTACAATGGCAACCCCGTCTCGACCGAGAACTACACGCCGGGTCTCCTGCCCATGTTCCAGAACGCCACAGGAGCATTCCACAACATGCACGACCCGAAccacctcgaggacgcaTCTGTCCTTCTCTCGATGGCCTACCCCGGCGGCGTCCCCGGCGCCAACTCCAACGCGGACACTAGTCCAGTGgacgccagcgccaccAACTGGGAGGCCACCGACGCGGCcacgctcaacctcctGGCGGGCGACAGCGGCAACGGGGATGCTGCGGCCGCCATCGAatcggccgccgccgtcacgACCGAGAAAGGCGAGAAGACTGTCGAGACCGAGTCGAGTTTTAGCTCGGGCGCCGCCGATAACCCGGctcggccggcggcgccggGAGCTTTGCTGCCCGAGTCGATGGGAAACGCactcgccaacgccatgGACTGGCTGGCGGGCAGCACTGGTGTTGACAACCCGCATGATGATTCGCCCTTGTCTGACGCTTCACGTCTCCCCTCATTCCACATGACCTCTTTGTTCCCACCCAACTTTGGCTCACCCGGACTCAGCTCGCCCGGCCCGTTGTCCAACGAGACGACTGCCATGGCTAttgcggctgcggctgccgCAGCAGCTATTTCAGAGGAGCAAcccccctccacctccacctccaccctgTCAACGACAAACATCAGCACCATCAACAgcaacggcaacggcagcatccccgaggacgacgcggccgcCATGGTTCAGgccatcctcgagcagctgtACAAGAACGAGGTTCCCGAGACTCGGTCGAACCCTCACCCCGAGCGTCCCTTGCTGCGCATTGCCAGCAAGGAGGTCCTGGTCCGTGCAGGCGACGAGTGCCCCAAAAGCTCGCGCTTCTACCTGCCAGCCGACCGATTCACTGGGTGCTACCAGATCCCACACTGGGCTCTGCCGCCGCTCCGCACGCTGTCCGTcatggcggcgcgcacaTATTACTCTGTCCTTAACCACTTCCCGTTCGTCCACGACCCAACGTTCCAGTTGATCGACACGGCGTCGTGCCTTGCGTTTGCCATCTGCACTGTCGGAGGCATTCGGCTGAGCAGGACCAATAAGTCAACCAGCAACCTCCTCATGGGTGACACCCCGGCTGCGAGCGCTCCGTCACCAATGTCCGCAGGCGGAGTCTGGGAGGGTGTTGGAACCGACTTCAAGGTCGCGGCCGACACTGAGGACCCCGAGGACCAGCGCCGTGTACTCGAGTGGGAGGCCGGACAGATTGTCCGCCACGAGAAGACGAACATGCTCGTTAAGTCGTTCTCTCTCGCGCAGGGCGTCCTCATGACCGAGTACAACGTAGCACTCCTTCAGGCGCTAATTCTCTACCATGCCCCCTACTTCCTCTCCAACAACGACCAGGAGCGGCGCCACGCCAACATGTTCTTGGGCACCATCGTTAAT gtTACACGCCAGATTGGCTTCTTCCAGGCGGGGATGGAACACACCGACCCCAACTCACATCTTCCTCCTGCGGACTCTGCACCGGCAGACCTCGACCGCGTGTGGCGCCGCTGGATCCAGCTCgagtcgcgccgccgcaccgcGTATCTCGTGTATCACCTTGACACGGTGTCGGCGCTCGAgtcgtcgatctcgcccATCATCACGCCCTCTGAACTTGCAAACATTCCCCTGCCTGCGCCGAACACGCTCTGGCAGGCCGAAACTGCCCAAGCCTGGGCCAAGGCGGTGCAGACGTACCGTCCCATgacgctcgacgaggctaTCCGCCGCACGTTTGGGCTGGCTTCGTCGGGCAGATTCGACGAGGTTCCCACGATCAAGGAGTTCCAGCGCGATGTCCTCGCTGAGGGCGAGTACGGACCATTTGCACGTACTGCCGTTGTCGTGACGCTCGTCCGCGGCGTGATGGACCTCGGCGAAGGTCGGCGTGACCGAGGCGACTGGAGGGACCTGACCGACCTCTGGCTGTCGACTGCACACCTCCGGCCGGCCGACGTCTGTTACTCTTccgacggcaaggacctCGGCGCGTGCACGCAGGAAGGGCTCCGCGCTCGTTtcgcgcttgcgctccaAAGA tggCGCGAGGGCTGGCTGCACGACCCGCTGTGTAACAGCAtgtcggcgagcacgagccCCTCGTCTGAAGTGCTCACGCCTAACCTCACGCTCGAAGTACTGACTGGCGaccgctcgccgcgcccacAGGGCAAGCTGTCGTACTGTGAGGAGGCGATGCCGTTCTTCTACCTTGCGCAGGGCCTACTGAGCAAGCTGGGGACTGCGTCCGCGTCAGACAGCAAGAAGGGCGGCAAGAAGCGCCGCAACGCGTTTGCGGAGATCTCGTACTCtgagctcctcgatgcCTCGCGCACGCTGGCGCGTGCAGGTGGAACCTATTCCTCGGGCCCAACAGCCTATTCGTCGGGCCCAATTGCCTATTCCTCGGGCCCAACCAACCCGTAA
- a CDS encoding uncharacterized protein (zinc finger): MQASERKHYHERPTKFHRAPCLDDTYHCTLPPSCWPEAQSFACVADLEAHQDRMHRWMCRVPVRDKPGRIGEGATVLVPQQFYRHYTETHDPIAREKLERGEKIFECFLPLDQCTKVCLTPKKRRHHLIDKHGYPNTYYFGITCHGLNRITREDGPAASLIRPFRAAEHGHGATPGKHHAPPHPPSEVDMEDLTARMGALESSLAFVPRNVRRAAARRETRGAMVG, from the exons ATGCAAGCCAGCGAGCGTAAAC ACTACCATGAACGACCGACCAAGTTCCACCGCGCCCCATGCCTTGACGACACGTATCACTGCACTCTTCCGCCGTCATGTTGGCCTGAAGCGCAGAGTTTCGCATgtgtcgccgacctcgaagcGCACCAGGACCGCATGCATCGATGGATGTGTCGCGTGCCAGTCCGCGACAAGCCGGGACGCattggcgagggcgcgacAGTGCTCGTGCCGCAACAGTTCTATCGA CATTATACCGAGACGCATGATCCTATTGCGAGGGAGAAGCTTGAGCGAGGAGAGAAGATT TTCGAATGCTTCCTCCCCCTGGACCAGTGCACAAAAGTCTGCCTAACGCCCAAGAAAAGGCGTCACCACCTAATCGACAAGCACG GATACCCCAACACATACTACTTTGGTATCACATGTCACGGCCTGAACCGCATCacgcgcgaggacggccCGGCTGCGAGTCTCATCCGGCCTTTCCGCGCCGCAGAGCACGGACACGGCGCAACGCCCGGCAAGCACcatgcgccgccgcacccgCCGAGCGAGGTGGATATGGAGGACCTCACGGCGCGCATGGGGGCGTTGGAGAGCAGCCTCGCGTTTGTGCCGCGTAATGTGAGGCGGgctgcggcgcggcgcgagacGCGGGGGGCGATGGTGGGGTAG
- a CDS encoding uncharacterized protein (protein N-terminal asparagine amidohydrolase), protein MSAPPPSASAPLPPCYRAKPLRVSCVQFDVKLGRVEENAAKVEAMTARLAPGSVDLLVLPEMALSGYMFASPAAIAPYLEAPKTGPTARLATALAARLHCYVVAGYPEVIPGAKITKEVEAEALGVGYNSAVLAGPEGVIGNYRKTFRFETDKTWAREGDGFAFFDLPEPLGRVGLGICMDLNPRDFIAPWNAFELATFAVDNGVDVLVVPMNWLDPAEQDHDSDSDEDDGLAVPPRDPNAPSESNLNYWAARLAPLHDPTPRYSEGGAVEPAAGKDVVFVAANRVGKEEGTTFVGTSCVMSISSVPSRIELVEVCNRTEERVLVAEIV, encoded by the exons ATGAGCGCTCCGCCACCTTCCGCGTCCGCACCTCTGCCACCGTGCTACCGCGCCAAGCCCCTCCGCGTCAGCTGTGTCCAGTTCGACGTCAAGCTAGGTCGCGTCGAAGAGAATGCCGCCAAAGTCGAGGCCATGACGGCGCG cttGGCGCCTGGTtccgtcgacctcctcgtccttccCGAGATGGCGCTGAGTGGTTACATGTTCGCGTCGCCTGCCGCCATTGCACCATACCTCGAGGCTCCCAAGACTGGCCCGACTGCACGCCTCGCaaccgccctcgccgcccgcctccACTGTTACGTTGTGGCGGGGTATCCTGAGGTTATCCCCGGAGCCAAGATCACCaaggaggttgaggccgaggccctcgGCGTAGGGTACAACTCGGCTGTTCTGGCTGGGCCCGAGGGCGTGATTGGCAACTATCGCAAGACGTTCCGCTTCGAGACGGACAAGACGTGGGCACGTGAGGGCGATGGATTCGCCTTCTTCGACCTTCCCGAGCCCCTCGGCCGTGTCGGCTTGGGAATCTGCATGG accTGAACCCGCGCGACTTCATAGCCCCATGGAACGCCTTCGAGCTAGCCACGTTTGCAGTCGACAATGGCGTTGacgttctcgtcgtccc GATGAACTGGCTTGACCCCGCGGAGCAGGACCACGAttcggactcggacgaggatgatggcCTCGCAGTTCCCCCTCGCGACCCTAATGCGCCTTCCGAGTCTAACCTCAACTACTGGGCAGCCCGCCTTGCTCCGCTGCACGACCCCACCCCGCGTTACTCGGAGGGTGGGGCGGTTGAGCCCGCCGCTGGCAAGGATGTCGTGTTCGTCGCGGCCAACCGtgtcggcaaggaggaaggaaCAACGTTTGTCGGCACGAGCTGCGTCATGTCGATCAGTAGTGTGCCGAGCCGCATCGAACTGGTCGAAGTGTGCAACAGGACCGAGGAGCGTGTTCTCGTAGCAGAGATTGTTTAG
- a CDS encoding uncharacterized protein (sulfide quinone oxidoreductase mitochondrial), translated as MSLLRALSTSATSTGKHKVLVIGGGTGGLTAANQVYNLLKARSGAPADGDIAIVDANPNHDYQPGWTLVGSGLADKRSYRRPLDSLIPKQFAHIKSNAASFEPGTNQVVLTDGTKVAYDYLIVAPGIQINWAAVKGLPEALADPASNVASVYSYETVDKTWNLVEKFQGPEAVFTQPFGPVKCAGAPQKIAYMADWYWKDKGRNVHSTFVTGMPTMFSQPMYAGKLNIIRQDKGIAGHFNTNLTEIRGETAVFDILDGENKGQKLELPFGMLHVVPPMGPPDVIKKSPLADSVGWTDVDEGSLQHRKFANVFGLGDASSLPTSKTAAAISGQAPVLAHNLVSLMERGQVGSALYDGYTSCPLFTGRGSLLLAEFKYNTELAETFSAFTNQSIPNRFFYHLTKDVFPRIYFSDFIKGTWFGRRTFFPPQYEQ; from the coding sequence ATGAGTCTCCTCCGTGCACTCAGCACCTCGGCCACGTCGACCGGCAAACACAAGGTGCTCGTGATTGGCGGCGGCACCGGCGgcctcaccgccgccaaccaAGTATacaacctcctcaaggcccGATCTGGCGCGcccgccgacggcgacatTGCCATTGTCGATgccaaccccaaccacGACTACCAGCCTGGCTGGACGTTGGTTGGTTCTGGCCTGGCCGACAAGCGGTCGTACCGCCGTCCTCTGGATTCGCTTATTCCGAAACAGTTTGCCCATATCAAAAGCAACGCTGCATCATTTGAGCCCGGAACAAACCAGGTCGTCTTGACGGACGGAACCAAGGTCGCGTACGATTACCTGATTGTTGCGCCGGGCATCCAGATCAATTGGGCCGCCGTCAAGGGGTTGCCGGAAGCCTTGGCCGATCCCGCCTCAAACGTCGCATCCGTGTATTCGTACGAGACGGTGGACAAGACTTGGAACCTTGTCGAAAAGTTCCAAGGCCCAGAGGCCGTGTTTACCCAGCCATTCGGACCGGTCAAGTGTGCAGGAGCTCCACAGAAGATTGCGTATATGGCCGACTGGTACTGGAAGGATAAGGGACGTAATGTCCATTCAACTTTTGTTACTGGTATGCCGACAATGTTTTCCCAGCCAATGTATGCTGGCAAACTCAACATTATCCGACAGGACAAGGGCATCGCCGGTCATTTCAATACAAACCTCACCGAGATCCGGGGCGAGACCGCCGTGTTTGACATCCTCGATGGAGAAAACAAGGGCCAGAAACTCGAGCTGCCTTTTGGCATGCTGCACGTCGTGCCGCCGATGGGTCCGCCCGACGTTATCAAAAAGAGCCCGCTGGCAGACTCTGTCGGGTGGACCGACGTCGATGAGGGTTCGCTCCAGCACCGCAAGTTTGCAAACGTTTTCGGACTGGGCGACGCATCGtccctccccacctccaaGACGGCGGCCGCCATCTCTGGCCAGGcacccgtcctcgcccacaACCTCGTCTCCCTCATGGAGCGCGGCCAGGTCGGCAGTGCACTCTACGACGGATACACGTCGTGCCCCCTCTTCACTGGCCGCGGgtcgctcctcctcgcagAATTCAAGTACAAtaccgagctcgccgagacCTTTTCCGCATTCACAAATCAGAGCATCCCCAACAGATTCTTCTACCACCTCACAAAGGACGTCTTCCCCCGCATCTACTTCTCCGACTTTATCAAGGGCACCTGGTTCGGCCGCCGCACCTTCTTCCCTCCCCAGTACGAGCAGTAA
- a CDS encoding uncharacterized protein (GTPase-activator protein for Rho-like GTPases) — MATHDPTTLPHSSSSPSTTSMTSTVGDGDSSSPLMTNPNLNRLSHATSRPDVPRESYTSRTIRAVTSALSPDKASDELDNLILRNTAHRRPSVSVDKGILYPTLENHPDPNPYPLLVLNLAAISHVSSSISNDELLQVLMGRLEPWAGEEGEGAYCLIVLAAEGGGKRALPGVAWWLWHWSRIPRKFRKNLKRLYIVHPSSLTRAILPVILPLASPKSYGKVHTVPSLLALTHFNVPLRGMDLALQTLGEEARILAENPNAARRSSVTSSAAPSEEAGAWGAFSALSAALGTAASWLHPNVSAALNDKPGQAYWARDIEVIVAENGGHIPRVLAVIGKAILDYSTATQGIFRRSSNSPLTPILQNLMDLPLDLQPRLDWAVIAQSDPLLPPIMLKKVISTLRSPVFGQHLYHIIRDTRSVDDITSKLIPALSPARAQLIDVVLHLAHHLVPYEAATRMGSRQLALMLAPPLLSGPDPREDLALLMEPGVMVPAGLAVPLPPAASTADKHSRKDSSDSQTSKTSKRSSKSVSASASASASPETMPNALPAQAPQTLVGVLEIWINNFAAMHGKDKCECSLVGTSALALPLSPVTSQAQHTLPNDQGASARAPAVGTA; from the exons ATGGCCACTCACGACCCAACCACCTTACCAcactcatcctcgtctccaTCGACAACAAGTATGACCAGCACAGTCGGTGACGGTGACTCTTCGTCGCCGCTCATGAccaaccccaacctcaaccGTCTCAGCCACGCCACGAGCCGTCCCGACGTCCCTCGCGAGAGCTATACGTCGCGAACAATCCGGGCCGTCACGTCGGCCCTCAGTCCCGACAAAGCCTCGGACGAACTCGACAATCTCATCCTACGCAATACAGCACACAGGCGCCCCTCAGTCTCGGTCGACAAGGGAATCCTCTACCCGACCCTCGAGAACCACCCCGATCCAAACCCCTACCCTCTGCTAgtcctcaacctcgctgCAATCAGCCAcgtctcgtcgtcaatCAGTAATGACGAATTACTCCAGGTCCTCATGGGCCGATTGGAACCTTgggctggcgaggagggagagggtgCCTATTGCCTCATTGTCCTCGCAGCTGAGGGGGGAGGCAAACGTGCCCTCCCAGGCGTCGCATGGTGGTTATGGCATTGGAGCCGCATTCCCCGAAA GTTTCGCAAAAACCTCAAACGACTATACATTGTCCATCCGTCTTCTCTGACTAGAG CCATTCTTCCCGTCATTCTGCCTCTCGCCTCACCAAAGTCGTATGGAAAAGTCCACACCGTACCCTCCTTACTGGCACTTACTCACTTTAATGTTCCGTTGCGCGGGATggacctcgccctccaaACGTTGGGGGAGGAAGCGCGTATCCTTGCTGAGAATCCCAACGCTGCCCGCAGGTCTAGTGTCACCTCTTCCGCCGCCCCGTCCGAAGAGGCCGGCGCATGGGGTGCCTTCTCGGCATTAAGTGCCGCGCTCGGAACGGCGGCCAGCTGGCTTCACCCCAACGTGAGCGCGGCACTCAACGACAAGCCCGGCCAGGCGTATTGGGCGCGCGATATCGAGGTCATTGTCGCCGAGAACGGCGGCCACATCCCACGCGTTCTTGCCGTCATTGGTAAAGCTATTCTAGACTACAGTACTGCGACCCAAGGTATATTCCGCCGCTCGTCCAACTCGCCCCTCACTCCAATCCTCCAGAACCTAATGGACCTCCCTCTCGACCTACAGCCGCGCTTGGATTGGGCCGTCATAGCACAATCCGAccctctcctcccgccCATCATGCTCAAGAAAGTCATCAGTACCCTCCGCTCCCCAGTGTTTGGACAGCACCTCTACCATATTATTAGAGACACGCGTTCGGTCGACGA CATAACGTCCAAGCTCATTCCTGCCCTCTCTCCCGCCCGCGCCCAATTGATCGATGTTGTactccacctcgcccaccaCCTCGTTCCGTACGAGGCCGCGACGCGTATGGGTAGCCGCCAACTCGCCCTCATGCTCGCACCACCACTCCTCTCTGGCCCCGACCCACGCGAAGACCTCGCACTACTCATGGAACCCGGGGTCATGGTGCCAGCtggcctcgccgtcccACTGCCACCCGCCGCGTCGACCGCCGACAAGCACTCGCGCAAGGACAGCTCGGACTCGCAGACATCCAAGACGTCGAAGCGTTCATCCAAGTCTGTCTCTGCGTCTGCGTCTGCGTCTGCCTCGCCAGAGACAATGCCCAACGCTCTCCcggcgcaggcgccgcAGACACTCGTCGGTGTCCTTGAGATATGGATCAACAACTTTGCGGCCATGcacggcaaggacaagtGCGAGTGCTCGCTGGTCGGTACCTCGGCTTTGGCTTTGCCCCTCTCTCCCGTGACCAGCCAGGCGCAGCACACACTGCCCAACGACCAGGGTGCGTCTGCGCGTGCGCCGGCTGTCGGAACCGCGTAG
- the cox5 gene encoding uncharacterized protein (Cytochrome c oxidase subunit IV), translated as MSLLRLAATRAAAPRLLTRAASTSSVHVVNQSSNSSAPLLGNIEASWSSLPAAEQAEVYQALEEIQKKDWKELTVDEKKAAYFVSFGPHGPRAPILPPGGQMKVFAGTLAGVALAVGIFAAVRSQAPPPVNTWNKEYQEQSNAYLKEQKSNPISGISSEGYKGKGMVMV; from the exons ATGtcgctcctccgcctcgctgccacccgcgccgccgccccccgcctcctcactcgcgccgcgtccacctcgtcggTCCATGTCGTGAACCAGAGCTCCAACTCGTCGGCCCCTCTCCTCGGCAACATTGAGGCGTCGTGGTCGTCGCTCCCGGCCGCggagcaggccgaggtctaccaggccctcgaggagatcCAGAAGAAGGACTGGAAGGAGCTCACCGTtgacgagaagaaggctg CCTACTTCGTCTCGTTTGGCCCCCACGGACCCCGCGCCCCCATCCTTCCCCCCGGAGGTCAGATGAAGGTCTTTGCCGGCACCCTCGCTGGcgttgcgctcgccgtcggcatcttcgccgccgtccGCTCGCAGGCCCCCCCTCCCGTCAACACCTGGAACAAGGAGTACCAGGAGCAGTCGAACGCATACCTCAAGGAGCAGAAGTCGAACCCCATC TCTGGTATCTCGTCCGAGGGCTACAAGGGCAAGGGTATGGTTATGGTTTAA
- a CDS encoding uncharacterized protein (Phosphatidylethanolamine-binding protein), with the protein MLFATLVSLFAVGALADLNAGEIAGLVENFKNADLSSLVGGDNFKPDGLLTGKFGTVDWTVGANLTANETSAFPSFFVNPNANSTTFANETQLYSAILVDAGVAGSNDTTNQTLHWLINSIHVNTTGGAPYALAYANGTTITEYAGPNPPPNVGPHRYVLGLFQQPADFAAPTAYSQKNTPVGTFNLAEYITQSKLGPLVAANYFTVANGAIPTDIPQTSAVVSSTISGYTGAAAIPTAAGAEGGGAGANGTGTASGVNPSDPAASPTGSGALNLVAPGAIVALVAGAAALF; encoded by the exons ATGCTGTTCGCTACCCTAGTCTCTCTTTTCGCTGTTGGCGCCCTTGCCGACCTCAACGCCGGCGAGATTGCTGGTCTAGTTGAGAACTTTAAGA ACGCCGACCTCAGCtccctcgtcggcggcgacaacTTCAAGCCCGATGGTCTCCTCACCGGCAAGTTTGGCACTGTCGACTGGACTGTCGGTGCCAACCTGACCGCCAACGAGACGAGCGCCTTCCCCTCGTTCTTCGTCAACCCCAACGCCAACTCGACCACCTTTGCCAACGAGACCCAGCTCTACTCtgccatcctcgtcgatgccgGTGTCGCCGGTTCCAACGACACCACCAACCAGACTCTCCACTGGCTCATCAACTCTATTCACGTAAACACCACTGGTGGCGCTCCCTATGCCCTGGCCTATGCCAACGGCACCACCATCACAGAGTACGCTGGTCCCAACCCGCCCCCCAACGTCGGCCCTCACCGTTACGTCCTTGGCCTGTTCCAGCAGCCGGCCGACTTTGCTGCGCCCACCGCATACAGCCAGAAGAACACCCCGGTCGGGACGTTCAACCTCGCCGAATACATTACTCAGAGCAAGCTCGGCCCCCTTGTTGCCGCAAACTACTTCACCGTCGCTAACGGCGCCATCCCAACCGACATTCCTCAGACTTCCGCCGTCGTATCGTCGACTATCTCGGGATACACTGGTGCGGCGGCTAtccccaccgccgccggagccgagggcggcggtgccGGTGCTAACGGTACTGGCACGGCTAGTGGTGTTAACCCCTCGGAccccgccgcgtcgccgacggGGTCGGGagcgctcaacctcgtcgccccCGGTGCTATCGTCGCTCTTGTTGCTGGCGCCGCTGCTCTTTTCTAA